From a region of the Trichoderma atroviride chromosome 6, complete sequence genome:
- a CDS encoding uncharacterized protein (EggNog:ENOG41~antiSMASH:Cluster_6.2), with translation MSNGIAKRQRTKGSSASVLQSLAESENTTMKWQDSPEGLSPDWIFSNNSNVHVCNDRKWFTELTTFPSTALGPLASQGVPVSGVGVVNLPVKRSPDSRGPDAHHVLRLTDVLYMPSSVCNIVGSPIFEIAAQVSLGATENSMGGMNDASGKPVAYFSPHSERNCLRLSGPPVGPRLGPSKFKPDTAYWLTIKWPASERARWEAHGQQTKADTEKHQWVGEQPYTTEEKQWLKKHYGGEFKFLMAYELSIYNEEDRAEGRAIMRTLARDDDSTDDNDEDDEMEAADEEEDEEDEEDSDLEGHLADYHFNEEELDWIKKHYGNSANFMISYGFKFYDDQDCAAARGLVKDFLRE, from the exons ATGAGTAACGGAATCGCCAAACGCCAACGCACCAAGGGTTCATCCGCATCTGTTCTTCAAAGTCTCGCTGAGTCGGAGAATACTACCATGAAATGGCAAGATTCCCCTGAGGGTCTCAGCCCTGACTGGATCTTTTCCAATAACTCAAACGTGCA TGTATGCAACGATCGGAAATGGTTCACCGAATTGACAACCTTCCCAAGCACCGCATTGGGTCCTCTTGCTTCTCAAGGGGTTCCTGTATCTGGCGTCGGAGTTGTCAACTTACCTGTCAAGCGAAGCCCTGACTCCAGGGGACCAGACGCCCATCACGTTCTTCGCCTCACAGACGTGCTTTACATGCCTTCATCCGTGTGCAACATTGTCGGCTCACCAATCTTTGAAATCGCGGCCCAAGTTAGCCTCGGCGCGACGGAGAACAGTATGGGCGGTATGAATGATGCAAGTGGCAAGCCGGTTGCCTATTTCTCTCCCCATAGTGAGCGTAATTGCCTTAGACTCAGCGGACCTCCCGTTGGTCCAAGACTCGGACCATCCAAGTTTAAGCCTGATACGGCTTACTGGTTGACAATTAAATGGCCGGCTAGCGAGAGGGCACGGTGGGAAGCTCACGGCCAACAAACCAAGGCAGACACCGAGAAGCATCAATGGGTTGGGGAGCAGCCATACACTACGGAGGAGAAGCAGTGGCTGAAAAAGCACTACGGAGGAGAATTCAAATTCCTCATGGCGTATGAATTGAGCATCTATAATGAAGAGGACCGAGCGGAAGGCCGAGCTATCATGCGAACGCTTGCAAGGGATGATGACAGTACCGACgacaatgatgaagatgatgagatggaagcagcagacgaagaggaagacgaagaagacgaggaagactCGGATCTAGAAGGCCATCTTGCTGATTACCACTTCAATGAAGAGGAATTGGACTGGATCAAGAAGCACTATGGAAATTCTGCAAACTTCATGATCTCATATGGCTTCAAATTCTATGACGATCAAGATTGCGCAGCTGCTAGAGGCCTGGTTAAAGATTTTTTACGCGAATAA
- a CDS encoding uncharacterized protein (EggNog:ENOG41~TransMembrane:6 (n3-15c20/21o105-127i139-157o182-205i217-246o266-286i298-320o)~SECRETED:SignalP(1-20)~antiSMASH:Cluster_6.2) — protein sequence MRLLSYLLLALLGAFSAVLAADTSENSTAANPLAALPLCAQKCLASAVANSTCNPADVKCTCESETIQATSAICIAGTCTVRESLTTKNATSTLCGVPIRNKTPIFANVTIVLGVIAGVIVVLRIGSKIGLGLGLAPDDYAILVTLACGIPSSVMNVRGTGGNGEGKDIWTLPFDMITRFGVYFYTLEILYFAQVMLLKMTLLLFYLQIFPGPARRLLWATVVVNAIFGVSFMLLATFQCTPISFFWTGWDGEHKGKCLNSNAIGWANAAISIALDVWMIAIPMWQVRNLNLHWKKKVGVAIMLLVGTFVTVVSIVRLQFLVNLGSSANPTFDQVDVSIWSTVEIDTGIICTCLPSIRLFLIRVFPILGGSSHKRSGYQNYPDSYGKSDHANSRAKTLVSAAKSQSRPEHNGIELETRYEVRYSTEDEARLVRMQEGHNMKSPHEASARSVNSASEVSL from the exons ATGAGGTTGCTATCTTACCTGTTGTTGGCGCTCCTCGGAGCCTTTTCCGCGGTACTGGCAGCGGACACTTCGGAGAACTCGACCGCCGCCAATCCCCTTGCCGCTTTGCCGCTTTGTGCA caaaaatgTCTTGCGTCGGCTGTTGCGAATTCCACCTGCAACCCGGCTGACGTGAAGTGTACCTGTGAGAGCGAGACGATTCAAGCAACATCGGCAATCTGCATCGCGGGCACCTGCACGGTTCGGGAGTCTCTAA CCACCAAGAATGCGACAAGCACACTCTGTGGTGTTCCCATCCGTAACAAGACTCCCATCTTCGCCAATGTCACCATCGTTCTCGGCGTCATCGCCGGTGTTATTGTTGTCCTGCGTATTGGCTCCAAGATTGGCCTGGGACTGGGCCTCGCTCCCGACGACTATGCCATTCTCGTGACGCTCGCGTGCGGCATTCCTTCTTCGGTGATGAACGTTCGAGGCACCGGCGGAAACGGAGAGGGCAAGGACATCTGGACACTGCCGTTCGACATGATTACCCGGTTCGGAGTGTACTTTTACACCCTCGAGATTTTATATTTCGCCCAGGTTATGCTTTTGAAGATGacgcttttgctcttctatCTTCAAATCTTCCCAGGACCGGCTAGGAGACTGTTGTGGGCAACTGTTGTTGTAAACGCCATATTTGGAGTTTCGTTTATGCTTCTTGCGACTTTCCAGTGCACGCCCATCAGCTTTTTCTGGACAGGTTGGGATGGCGAGCACAAGGGCAAATG TCTTAACAGTAACGCCATCGGTTGGGCAAACGCAGCAATCAGTATCGCCTTGGATGTTTGGATGATTGCAATCCCCATGTGGCAAGTCCGCAACCTCAACCTTCactggaagaaaaaggtcgGCGTGGCAATCATGCTCCTTGTTGGTACCTT TGTTACAGTTGTTAGTATCGTCCGACTCCAGTTCCTTGTGAATCTTGGTAGTTCCGCGAATCCCACCTTTGACCAAGTTGACGTATCGATCTGGTCCACCGTTGAGATTGATACCGGTATCATCTGTACCTGTTTGCCATCCATTCGATTGTTCTTGATCCGCGTATTCCCCATCCTGGGTGGCTCTTCGCACAAGAGGAGTGGCTACCAGAATTACCCGGACAGCTATGGCAAATCCGACCACGCAAACAGTCGGGCAAAGACACTGGTTTCAGCCGCCAAGTCTCAAAGTCGGCCAGAGCATAATGGGATTGAGCTCGAGACAAGGTATGAGGTTCGGTATAGCACTGAGGATGAGGCGAGATTGGTAAGAATGCAAGAAGGACATAACATGAAATCACCACACGAAGCCAGCGCACGAAGTGTAAATAGTGCAAGCGAGGTATCgctataa
- a CDS encoding uncharacterized protein (EggNog:ENOG41~antiSMASH:Cluster_6.3~CAZy:AA7~SECRETED:SignalP(1-21)): protein MRYSIAAAVALFAAANADTAARPPPAPACRNLPGDAGWPSAASWASLNKTLGGRLIATVPLGTPCHDPKYNQNVCANLQANWELPQTHYVTSSSIMQPFFANQSCDAFTPESRPCLLGNYVSYAVNVSCTADVSAALAFATKNNIRVVVRNTGHDFFGRSTGAGALGIWTHNLKSVSVQNYSSKNYTGPAIKVGAGIQGFEILEAAHAAGYVAVTGECPTVGVAGGFTQGGGHSALSTQFGLGADQTLEFEVVTAAGTVVTASASQNSDLYWALSGGGPGFGVVTSMTVKVHPETTIGGAQIDILAATTTPDLFNQVISEFYAMIPTMIDQGAMVVYLMNNQILEVKPITVWNSTADYVENTVLAPFTALLSQLGVPATIKYTELSYFDHYATYMGPLPYGSLDVGDFNYGSRLIPRSVLVNNNDGLQAVIQNLTAQGVVMAGSSANYARPAGVNNAVLPAWRNTMIHLQIGTPWNNTAPFSQMIADQNTITHEYMPQLEAVTPGSGIYMNEGDFQQPNFQQEFFGSNYNTLLAIKKKYDPNALFWGNRLVGSEAWTVASNGRMCRAS, encoded by the exons atgagatACTCCATCGCGGCCGCGGTCGcgctgtttgctgctgcaaacGCAGACACCGCCGCTCGCCCTCCTCCTGCGCCCGCGTGCCGCAATCTTCCCGGCGATGCTGGATGGCCATCCGCAGCCTCATGGGCGTCGCTGAACAAGACGCTCGGCGGCCGCCTCATCGCCACGGTCCCTCTGGGCACGCCATGCCACGACCCCAAGTACAACCAGAACGTTTGTGCCAATTTGCAGGCCAACTGGGAGCTGCCGCAGACACA CTACGTGACCTCGTCGTCTATCATGCAAcccttcttcgccaaccAGAGCTGCGATGCCTTCACGCCCGAGTCCCGGCCCTGTCTCCTGGGCAACTACGTCAGCTATGCCGTCAACGTCTCGTGCACCGCCGACGTGTCTGCCGCGCTGGCCTTTGCTACCAAGAACAACATCCGCGTGGTTGTCCGCAACACCGGCCATGA CTTCTTTGGCCGTTCTACCGGTGCTGGCGCGCTGGGCATCTGGACTCACAACCTGAAGAGCGTCAGCGTCCAGAACTACTCGAGCAAGAACTACACCGGCCCCGCGATCAAGGTCGGTGCCGGAATCCAAGGCTTTGAGATCCTCGAGGCTGCCCACGCTGCGGGCTATGTTGCCGTCACCGGCGAGTGCCCAACCGTTGGCGTCGCCGGAGGCTTCACCCAGGGCGGCGGCCACTCTGCTCTCAGCACCCAGTTTGGTCTCGGCGCCGATCAGACGCTCGAGTTTGAGGTTGTCACTGCTGCCGGCACCGTCGTGACTGCTTCTGCCTCGCAGAACAGCGACCTGTACTGGGCTCTGAGCGGAGGCGGCCCCGGCTTCGGTGTCGTCACGTCCATGACGGTCAAGGTCCATCCCGAGACCACCATCGGTGGTGCTCAGATCGACATTCttgccgccaccaccaccccgGACCTCTTCAACCAGGTCATTTCCGAGTTCTACGCCATGATTCCCACCATGATCGACCAGGGCGCCATGGTGGTGTACCTGATGAACAACCAGATCCTCGAGGTCAAGCCGATCACCGTCTGGAACTCCACCGCCGACTACGTCGAGAACACCGTCCTCGCCCCCTTCACCGCACTGCTCTCCCAGCTGGGCGTCCCCGCCACCATCAAGTACACCGAGCTCTCGTACTTTGACCACTACGCAACCTACATGGGCCCTCTCCCCTACGGCAGCCTTGACGTCGGCGACTTCAACTACGGCAGCAGGCTGATCCCCCGCAGCGTCCTCGTCAACAACAACGACGGTCTGCAGGCCGTCATCCAGAACCTCACCGCCCAGGGCGTCGTCATGGCCGGCAGCTCCGCAAACTACGCCCGCCCCGCCGGCGTCAACAACGCCGTCCTGCCGGCATGGCGAAACACCATGATCCACCTGCAGATCGGCACGCCCTGGAACAACACGGCCCCATTCTCGCAGATGATTGCGGACCAGAACACCATTACCCACGAGTACATGCCCCAGCTTGAGGCCGTGACTCCCGGCAGCGGCATCTACATGAACGAGGGCGAtttccagcagcccaacTTCCAGCAGGAGTTCTTCGGCTCCAACTACAACACGCTTCTTGCAATCAAGAAGAAGTACGATCCCAATGCGCTCTTCTGGGGTAACCGCCTAGTGGGCAGTGAGGCCTGGACTGTTGCTAGCAACGGAAGGATGTGCCGTGCCTCATAA
- a CDS encoding uncharacterized protein (EggNog:ENOG41): MAFLEDPRLRQRWNQIAHDAEAVTENAAAGIWTFQHHYINPCLGSVRGAIEQCTAVCLGDAEERIRRQRERARERAEYSFNFYDDWDREEESGGLLGNWGGEDWDRLLAGSGSSQRRPETVDHQPRRKRGMSYGTRGARRKNSEQDPTIIPSTQPIGFLSKLPWKMGGTLRYKPSAADLQEHPGARKHEYTETQPLLGAEDGSDHGELLQPSRSRKRSGTTGSGATSDSYRSRGDLFPSDGEGDEDAIALDDEVTYDMIRKDDRSSRSGRTPSSKGKRPAHTVSRTVSRTTLGSVGSRESLGLGLAIFGAVSQESIQDAQPLPSLRDLELEEERLGKEEDEELAKKKEAAAQLAVERGLQTEAEPKPADVGDDEYKPEDEAHEIYLEDGEESDDDEGDEEGALHDSGISGHDQEAQAKDETTPTVKSGFVPARLPHFG, encoded by the coding sequence ATGGCCTTTCTCGAGGATCCACGCCTGCGTCAGCGCTGGAACCAGATTGCACACGACGCAGAGGCCGTGACTGAGAATGCCGCTGCCGGCATCTGGACATTCCAGCACCACTACATCAACCCTTGCCTGGGGTCGGTCCGAGGCGCCATTGAGCAATGCACGGCCGTCTGCCTGGGCGATGCCGAGGAGCGTATCCGACGGCAGCGAGAGCGCGCCCGCGAGAGGGCAGAATACAGTTTTAATTTCTACGATGACTGGGATCGTGAGGAAGAGAGCGGCGGGCTGCTGGGCAACTGGGGCGGGGAAGACTGGGATCGCCTCTTggctggctctggcagcagccagaggAGACCCGAGACGGTCGACCACCAGCCACGCCGAAAGCGAGGCATGAGCTACGGAACCAGAGGGGCCAGGAGAAAAAACAGCGAGCAGGACCCCACCATTATCCCCAGCACCCAGCCGATTGGATTCTTAAGCAAGCTCCCTTGGAAGATGGGTGGTACCTTGCGATACAAACCTAGTGCGGCTGATCTGCAAGAGCACCCGGGCGCCAGAAAACACGAATATACCGAGACGCAGCCGCTGCTGGGAGCGGAAGACGGTTCGGATCACGGAGAACTACTACAACCGTCACGGTCAAGGAAGCGGAGCGGTACAACGGGGTCAGGCGCAACATCAGACTCTTATCGTTCCCGTGGTGATCTGTTTCCCAGCGACGGTGAAGGAGACGAAGATGCAATAGCACTCGATGATGAGGTGACCTATGACATGATTAGAAAGGATGacaggagcagcaggagtGGAAGAACGCCGAGCAGTAAGGGCAAGCGGCCGGCGCATACCGTCTCTAGAACCGTATCTAGGACAACCCTTGGCTCCGTCGGATCAAGAGAATCtctgggccttggcctcgccaTATTTGGAGCAGTATCGCAAGAATCCATCCAAGACGCTCAGCCGCTGCCATCACTTAGAGACCTCGAGCTAGAAGAAGAACGCCtagggaaagaagaggatgaagaattggcaaagaagaaagaagctgcagcccaaTTGGCAGTGGAGCGGGGTTTGCAAACAGAAGCAGAGCCGAAGCCGGCGGATGTGGGAGACGATGAGTATAAACCGGAAGACGAGGCACACGAGATATacttggaagatggcgaggagagtgacgatgacgagggtGATGAAGAAGGTGCCCTTCACGATTCCGGGATATCCGGACATGACCAGGAGGCTCAGGCGAAAGATGAGACAACGCCCACTGTCAAGAGCGGCTTCGTTCCTGCGCGGCTGCCACATTTTGGATGA